The Spirochaetaceae bacterium genomic sequence CGATCATGAAGGCGCTCGAAGCGCAGTCGCGTTCGATCCGCCTGCCGGCCCACGCCGCCAGCGTGGTGGAGCGCATCGGCTGGGCGCGCTCCGAATTGCGCCAACGCCAGCGCCGTGAGCCGACCACCGATCAGATCGCGCGCTTCCTGGGCCTGCCGGTGCAGCGCGTTGCCGACCTGATGTCGGTGTCGCGCGACCCGCTGTCCCTCGAATCGCCGGCATTCGACGAGGACGTCCCCGCCGAACTCGGCGACTCGGTACGCGACAAGGCGGGCCGCTCCCCCGAGGAGGAGGCGATGGCCAACGTGCTCAAGGCGGACATCAACTACGTGCTCGGCAGCCTGACGCGGCGCGAGTCGGACATCGTGCAGAGCCGGTTCGGCCTCAACGGCCGGCAGCGGCTCACCCTCAACGAGCTCGGCCGGCGCTACCGTCTGACCAAGGAGCGGGTGCGCCAGATCGAGAAGCGCGCCCTGGAGCGGCTGCAGGTGTCGCTGCAGGCGCGCATGCTGCACGGCTACCTGGAGTAGGAAGAGCGCGCGCTCCGGCGGCGGGCCGCCGGCGCCGGAGCCGCTCGGACAGGACGGCTATGGTGCGGCGCAGCACCGCCTTTTCCCTCCCGGTGCGTTGATCGAGCTGATTCAGCAGGCGCAGGCGCAGGTGTTCGAGTTCGCGCTCCCGGCGCGCGGCGTAGTGCTCGGCGCTGCCGTCGCATCCAGCCATGGGTGGCAGCGTAATCGATGCTGGTGCAAACGGTACAGTTCGCTATACTCACCGATTGATACGGCAAGTCCGAGAATCTTGTATAGGGGATACGCCCCGTGCATGGGTTGTCGTGCGCTTGGCGTCGAGGAGGGACCGTGCCTGACGATCTGAATCATGGTGATGACCTGAGTCATGGTGGCCGGCAGGCGTCGCAGTCGATGGCGACTCTCGGTGGCGGCTGTTTCTGGTGCGTGGAGGCGGTGTACCTGCGCGTGGCCGGGGTGAGTGCTGCGGTGTCCGGCTACGCGGGCGGCGCCGTCCACAATCCAACCTACGAAGCGGTGTGCAGCGGACGGACCGGGCATGCCGAGGTGGTGCAGATCACCTTCGATGCCGGCGTGGTGAGCTACGAACGGATCCTGGAGCTGTTCTGGCACTCCCACGACCCCACCACGCTCAATCGGCAGGGCCATGACGTCGGCACCCAGTACCGGTCGATCATCCTGACCCACGACGACTACCAGCAACGCTGCGCGGTGGCGTCTCGCGAACAGGCCCGGAAGCTGTTCCGGCGCCCGATCGTGACCGGGATCGAGCCGCTGCAGCGTTTCTACCCCGCGGAGTCCTATCACCAGGACTACTACGCGCGCAACGCACGCGCCCCATACTGCCGGGTGGTGATCGAGCCCAAGCTGCGCAAGCTCACGCGGCAGCGCCAGCTCGTGCGAGGTTGACATGCAGCGGCGCAACATCGGATTCCTGTCGTTCCGCATCGCCGGCACCGACGGCGTGTCCCTGGAAATCGACAAGTGGGCCACCGTGTTCGAACGCATGGGCCACGACAACTACTACTGCGCGGGCGAACTCGATACCCCCGAGGAGCGCTCGCTGCTGCTGCCCAAGGCGCACTTCACCCACCCGGAGGTGGAGGAGATTCAACGCCACCTGTTTCATACCGATGTCCGTCCACGGGCGGTAACGAGCCGCATTCACGAGCTGCGCGACGAGCTCAAGCGCGGCATCTACGAGTTCATCGAGCGGTTCTCGATCGACGTCCTGGTGCCGGAGAATACGCTTGCGATTCCGCTCAACATCGCGTTCGGCCTGGCCATCGCCGAGGTGATCGCCGAGACCCGCATCCCCACCATCGGCCACCACCACGACTTTACCTGGGAACGCAAGCGGTTCATGTTGAACGGCATCTCCGACTACCTGCGCAACGCCTACCCGCCGCGGCTGCACTCGATTACCCACGTGGTGATAAACAGCACCGCGCGCAACCAGTTGGCGCTGCGCTCGGGAGCCAACTCGCACCTGATTCCCAACGTCATGGACTACGACCACCCGCCCGTGGGAGTGGACGGCTACAATGCGGACGTACGCGAAGCTCTCGGGATCGGGCCCGAGGATACCCTGGTGCTGCAGCCGACCCGCGTCGTGCAGCGCAAGGGAATCGAGCACGCCATCGAGCTGGTACGACGCCTGGAGAAGAAGGACAACGCGGTGCTGGTGATCTCGCACGCGTCGGGCGACGAGGGCTTTTCCTACGAGGGCCGCGTGCGCAGCTACGCGGAGCTGCTCGGCGTGCGCGCGCTGTTCGTGGAAGAGATCATCAACGACCGGCGCGGCGACTGCGGCGACGGCCGCAAGGTCTACACGCTCGACGACGTCTATCCGCATGCCGATCTGGTCACCTACCCGTCGCTGGTCGAGGGGTTCGGCAACGCCTTCCTGGAGGCGGTCTACCACCGCAAGCCGGTTTTCGTGAACAACTACCCGGTGTTCGCGTACGACATCAGGCCGCGCGGGTTCAAAGTCGCGCTGATGGAGCAGTTCATCACCGAGTCGGAGGTGGCGGAGGTGGAACGGTTTCTGAACGACGACGAGTACCGTCGGGAGGCGGTGGAGCACAACTACGCGATCGCGCGGGCACATTACTCCTACCGCGTGCTGCAGGCCAACCTGACCCACATCATGATGGAGTTCTTCGGCATCGACGAAGTGTAGGTGCAGAGGCCGCGCTGCTCGGGTCCGGGGGTCCGGGGCGGGCGCGTGCGGCGGCCCGCCCCGCCGGTGTAGGGTAGCGGCGCCATGAAGATCACCGCCGTCAAGAGCTTTCCGGTGTGGGCCGGCCATCGCAACCTGTTCGTGCTCAAGGTCGAGAGCGACGACGGCTCCTACGGCTACGGCGAAGCGGGGCTGAGCGGCCGCGAGCTGGCGGTGCAGGGCGCCGTCGACCACTTCCGGCGCTTCCTGATCGGCCAGGATCCGCGCCGCATCGGCGCCCTCTGGCAGCGCGTCTACCGCAGCCAGTACTTCGAGGGCGGGCGGGTGCTGACCGCGGCGCTGTCGGCGATCGACATCGCCCTGCACGACCTGGTGGCGCGCAGCCTCGGCGTGCCGGTGTACCAGCTTCTGGGCGGCAAGCAGCGCGAACGGGTGCCGTGCTTCGTGACCACCACCACGCAGCCGGGGCCGGGCGTCGTGGAGGAGGTGGAGCGGCTGGTCGCGGCGGGCTGGACCTGCATCCGCACCGGCATCGGCTACCCGAAGGTAACTGAAGCGTACGAGGGAGACGGGCGCCCCGATCCGGTGTTCGAGCCGCGGGTGTCGATGGCGCACACCGCCGAGTGGCTGGTCAAGGTGCGCGCGGCGGTGGGCCGGCGCGCCGCACTTGGCATCGACTACCACCACCGGCTGTCGGTGGGCGAGGCGGCCTCGTTCTGCCAGTCGATGCCGGTCGGCACGCTCGACTTCCTGGAGGAACCGATCCGCGACGAGACGCCGGAGGCATACGAGGCGCTGCAGCGGATGACCCCGGTGCCGATGGCGATCGGCGAGGAGTTCGCCAGCAAGTGGCAGTTCCTGCCCTACCTGGAACGCGGCATTGCCGCCTACGCCAGGCTGGACCTGTGCAACGTGGGCGGCTTTACCGAGGCAATGAAGGTGATCGGCCTGTGCGAGGCGCACTACATCGACCTGATGCCGCACAACCCGCTCGGCCCGGTCAGCACGGCGGCTTGCATCCACCTGGCGGCGGCCACCCCGCTGTTCGCCTGGCTGGAGGAGCGCTCGCCCGAGCTGGGGTTCCACTTCGACCCCGAGCTGTTCCCGGTGCAGCCGAAACTCGACGGGGTGACCCACCGCGTGCCCGACACGCC encodes the following:
- a CDS encoding RNA polymerase sigma factor RpoD/SigA; protein product: MDTTPLADYLSDLKRHPLLTREEERRYARAARDGDEQAKEKLVNSNLRFVVNISRQYQNRGIPLSDLVSEGNIGLLKAVDKFDPERGYHFTTYAVWWIRQSIMKALEAQSRSIRLPAHAASVVERIGWARSELRQRQRREPTTDQIARFLGLPVQRVADLMSVSRDPLSLESPAFDEDVPAELGDSVRDKAGRSPEEEAMANVLKADINYVLGSLTRRESDIVQSRFGLNGRQRLTLNELGRRYRLTKERVRQIEKRALERLQVSLQARMLHGYLE
- the msrA gene encoding peptide-methionine (S)-S-oxide reductase MsrA produces the protein MPDDLNHGDDLSHGGRQASQSMATLGGGCFWCVEAVYLRVAGVSAAVSGYAGGAVHNPTYEAVCSGRTGHAEVVQITFDAGVVSYERILELFWHSHDPTTLNRQGHDVGTQYRSIILTHDDYQQRCAVASREQARKLFRRPIVTGIEPLQRFYPAESYHQDYYARNARAPYCRVVIEPKLRKLTRQRQLVRG
- a CDS encoding glycosyltransferase family 4 protein, which codes for MQRRNIGFLSFRIAGTDGVSLEIDKWATVFERMGHDNYYCAGELDTPEERSLLLPKAHFTHPEVEEIQRHLFHTDVRPRAVTSRIHELRDELKRGIYEFIERFSIDVLVPENTLAIPLNIAFGLAIAEVIAETRIPTIGHHHDFTWERKRFMLNGISDYLRNAYPPRLHSITHVVINSTARNQLALRSGANSHLIPNVMDYDHPPVGVDGYNADVREALGIGPEDTLVLQPTRVVQRKGIEHAIELVRRLEKKDNAVLVISHASGDEGFSYEGRVRSYAELLGVRALFVEEIINDRRGDCGDGRKVYTLDDVYPHADLVTYPSLVEGFGNAFLEAVYHRKPVFVNNYPVFAYDIRPRGFKVALMEQFITESEVAEVERFLNDDEYRREAVEHNYAIARAHYSYRVLQANLTHIMMEFFGIDEV
- a CDS encoding mandelate racemase/muconate lactonizing enzyme family protein gives rise to the protein MKITAVKSFPVWAGHRNLFVLKVESDDGSYGYGEAGLSGRELAVQGAVDHFRRFLIGQDPRRIGALWQRVYRSQYFEGGRVLTAALSAIDIALHDLVARSLGVPVYQLLGGKQRERVPCFVTTTTQPGPGVVEEVERLVAAGWTCIRTGIGYPKVTEAYEGDGRPDPVFEPRVSMAHTAEWLVKVRAAVGRRAALGIDYHHRLSVGEAASFCQSMPVGTLDFLEEPIRDETPEAYEALQRMTPVPMAIGEEFASKWQFLPYLERGIAAYARLDLCNVGGFTEAMKVIGLCEAHYIDLMPHNPLGPVSTAACIHLAAATPLFAWLEERSPELGFHFDPELFPVQPKLDGVTHRVPDTPGLGVEFNEEAPAVKKAFEFWENPHLRRRDGSHTNW